ACAACACCAAATAAATTTTAAGCCTTAATATTAAACACATATATCATCATATTGTGGTTTACCTTCATGCCACTGTTACGTATAACAATGGCCGAGCTGGAGACATTCGACTGTAACCGCTTGGGCAAGGGAGATGCAGATGACTCCTTACCTGAAACATAAGCAGTTCTATAtaaaatgttttgttttttttttaaacgaaaGGTTTGCTGTCTGTACATAAAGATATAGACTATGCAAACGAATAATGAGACACACTACACTAAGTACCAACCATAAAAGTAAATCACAGAACTGAGCATGCCCTATAAGCaatcaaataaataaaatacctGGAAGGTGGAAGCCACCACTGGATGTACTAGGCTTGGTAGTTTTTGTTTCTCCATGGCTGCAAAAACATGACCAAATGTGATCAAATGCTCCATTTAGAAAGAGTGAAGCAAAATGGAGGTGATAGACTTACGCAAATTCAGATTCACGTACTCCATTGGTTTTGGAGTTCTTCTCCGAAGCCAAGTGCCAGTAAAGGGTCTTCTCTGTAGAGGAAAACATTTGGTGTTATTAAACTAAGTACTGGATGTCAAGAAATGTCTGCGCAGAAGCAAGACACTGCACCTGAGGGATAAGGTCTAGGTCTCAAGTCAAGCTCAGCATCTGTTTGCATCTCGGAAAAGGCctgcattcttttgtttcccGCAGCTAGTTCCGAGAAAATTAGCAAGTTATGTTAGGCGCTAACCAATTCTTGGGCTGAGAATTACGCCTTTGTATTACACATCCTTACATGGTACGATGTAATGTTTGTGGTGCCTTGTGACGGTTCCGATCATTTGCTGCTGCCTAAGGCCTTCTTTATCCGTGTAAGTTTGGCAGGCGAGAACTTGCTAAATGTTGAAAAATAAGAATGTCACTTACTCACTTGTAATCCCTGTAGGTCTATCAGAAGAAATTCCTGTGCTAAGATACCTGGTTTAAGGATGCCACTTTCAGCTCGAGAGTTGAGACCTCTGAAGCCTGTTGTTCATACAGATCTGTCAATTTGTAGGCAACGGTGCCAAGGTGATCCACCGCGTTGACCAGGGCCCTGACCGCATAATCTTTCAAGTTGTCCAGCACCCTGACAACAAGAGGCATGTGAAAATGGATCAGACAATCTCCCAGTGAATGTTCCAGCACAGTGATCACCTAGCAGAAATTTGTTAAGTTGCTTTGTTCATCAATATTTATagaatatttatttatttcatagTGTAGTTAGTCCAGAAGACAGACACATACATTCATCTGCAGTGTTTTACCCTTCTTTTGCAATGATCAGTACACAGCAGTTCTTCAGAGTGCGTGGTAATAggtattgtaaaaaaaatcagaactTCTAATAAACTAAAATACTATAAAAACTATGGACCCTTATGcaaggaaacaaaagaaaaccacAACCTTCATTGCCAAACTTAATTTTCTATTGGTTTCTCAGCATTTAAGCCTCGACACCTGGAGTGTTTACTCCATTATCGCACATGCCTATGCTGAATGCCGATAAGCTAAGTTATACTACTGCATCAATGCAACACCAAAATAGTAGTTATAAGCCTATTGCACACAATTCGTAGACTTGCAGCACTAAAATTGTATCTAGACAGGAAATTCCTAGACAGGAAATTCAGTTAAAACCCAGATTAGGAACAAGCAGATCAC
The Brachypodium distachyon strain Bd21 chromosome 2, Brachypodium_distachyon_v3.0, whole genome shotgun sequence genome window above contains:
- the LOC100836151 gene encoding probable protein ABIL1 gives rise to the protein MQQPQSWLAAGAGPATGAGLPAPATFEEASMERSKSFVKALQELKNLRPQLYSASEYCEKSYLHSEQKQMVLDNLKDYAVRALVNAVDHLGTVAYKLTDLYEQQASEVSTLELKVASLNQQVLACQTYTDKEGLRQQQMIGTVTRHHKHYIVPSAGNKRMQAFSEMQTDAELDLRPRPYPSEKTLYWHLASEKNSKTNGVRESEFAHGETKTTKPSTSSGGFHLPGKESSASPLPKRLQSNVSSSAIVIRNSGMKDQPGARPLSSFSSFDNPRGRQIQKAPLRTKSMLAAFFVRHRSGKMKNVSVR